The sequence GCCCCCGCCAGTCACCGCGCGCCGTCCGGCAACACCGCCGCCCGTCGCTTCCCGCCGCCGCACCGCCGCCGCACGCCCCCGCCAGTCACCGCGCGCCGTCCGGCAACACCGCCGCCCGTCGCTTCCCGCCGCCGCACCGCCGCCGCACGCCCCCGCCAGTCACCGCGCGTCCTTCGGCAACACCGCCGCGCCCTCCCGGGACCGCACGAATCTTCCGCACGAAGTTATCCACACCGCGCGGTCGTCCACAGCCACCGGGGCAGGCGCCGGCCGTCGGCGGCAGAGTTCCGGGCATGGCACAACTCGACGAGATCAGCCGGCGCCAACGCGGGGTGGTGACCCGCCAGCAGGCGCTCCGGGCCGGCATCACTCCCGACGTCCTGCGCCGCCGGGTGACCAGCGGGCGATGGCAGCGGCTCCTGCCCGGGACCTATGCGACCTTCGCCGGCCGCCCGCCACCGGACGTGCTCCGCTGGGCCGCCGTGCTGCACGCGGGCGCCGGGGCGATGCTGTGCCTGCGGTCGGCGGCGGAGGAGGCCGGACTGGCCGAGCCCCGCCCCGGCGCTGTGCACGTGCTCATCCCGGAGGAACGACGGGTCCGCCAGGTGCCCGGCCTCGTGGTGCACCGGTCCCGGCACGCCTCGGCGCGCCGGCATCCGCACCGGCGCCCACCGCAGACCCGGATGGAGGAGACCGTGCTGGATCTGGTCGTGACGGCGCCGGACGCGGCCGAGGCGATGCACTGGATCACGACAGCCTGCGCCCGCCGGCTCACCACTCCGGACCGGATCGCGCAGGCCCTGGCCCGGCGTTCCCGCCTGGCTCGTCGCTACGCCGTCAGCGCCCTGCTCGCCGTCGCCGCCACCGGCCACACCACGCCCCTGCCGCACTGGCCGGCGGCATGACCCCCCCTCGGCCGGCCGCACGGGCAGTCACCGGAAAGGAGTGAGAAAGACCGTCGGCGGCAACCGGCAGGCCCGGCCTTCCGTGCGCCGGGCGGCCCGAGGGAGCGGAAACCTCGGGCGGCCGTCCCGGGCATGTGCCCCGGACGGCCGCCCGAGGCGCCGCACGCCTCCGCGCGGACCGTCCCGGAATCGACCGCCCGCGGACCCGCATGGGATCACCGAGCCCGCCGCACCACGGACGAACACACCACCCCACCGCACAGCCGGCGAACCGGGCGCGGCACCGACCGCCACAACCCCCGCGAACCAGGCGGCCGGCCGGACCGGGCGCGGTTCGGCCGGCCGCCGGGTTCGCGGTCCCGGCTCAGGCGGCGGAGGTCTTCACCAGCGTGCGGATCTGCCGGAGCAGCACCGACAACGCCGCCAGGTCGGCCGGGGATTCGTCCACGTCGCCCATGGCGTTGGAGGCGCGGGCGATCGATGCCGCGTTGACCTGT is a genomic window of Actinoplanes teichomyceticus ATCC 31121 containing:
- a CDS encoding type IV toxin-antitoxin system AbiEi family antitoxin domain-containing protein codes for the protein MAQLDEISRRQRGVVTRQQALRAGITPDVLRRRVTSGRWQRLLPGTYATFAGRPPPDVLRWAAVLHAGAGAMLCLRSAAEEAGLAEPRPGAVHVLIPEERRVRQVPGLVVHRSRHASARRHPHRRPPQTRMEETVLDLVVTAPDAAEAMHWITTACARRLTTPDRIAQALARRSRLARRYAVSALLAVAATGHTTPLPHWPAA